The DNA region TTTGAATTCAGACTCTCTCTCATCCATAAAAGCAACAGCCGTCTCCACGATATCATCCGGCCTCGATGGCGTAACTTTAACCGGACTGATCGACATCACTCCGAACACTCGTTTAAGTACAGCAATCAGTTCCGTATGAGATTCGCCGCCCAGATCCACATACAACCGTCCAAATTCCTTCCGCAGACTTGCGCCTGGATAAGGTTTGAGAAGAGAACGAACCTGGGTGATAATCGTTTTTTCGAACCGGGCGCGATTTTTCCCTTTTAACATAAACTCTCCGAAACGGAGAAGCAGCATATCATATTTCATCTAAAATCACATCCGCCTTTCCATCGGGCGCAGCTGCGCCACCATCTGATGTAACGCCTGCTCCAGCAGAGCCACATCTTCTTCTGTATGTTCATCTCCAAGACTAATACGCAATCCGCCAGCAGCACAAGCATTATCCCTGCCCATGGCAAGCAATACCCGGCTGGGTTCAGCTGATCGCGAAGAGCAGGCAGATTGTGTAGAAATGGTCACTCCAAGTTGCTCCAGGGTATGCAGCGCCACTTCTGCCTTCATTCCAGGATAGGAAAAGTGAACAATGTGCGGTGCACCTTCTTTACGGCTATTTAGCACAAGTTCGGGAATCGTATCTATGACCTCCATAATACGGTCTCGCAAAATCGTTGTACGCCGCGCAAAGTCAGCCTGACGTTCCGCTGCGAGACGCATCGCCTTCGCCATACCCACAAGCAAAGGTACATTTTCGGTACCCGCTCTCAACCCCTGCTCCTGTGAGCCCCCTGATAGCAATGGTGTAAGCTCCACCCCACTTCGTACATAAAGGAGACCTGCCCCTTTGGGACCACGAATCTTATGAGCAGACAAACTATACAGATCGGCGCCCCACATCGCAGGTTTAGCCTCAATCTTTCCAAACCCCTGTACACCATCCACATGAAAAAGTACTCTTGGTACTTCCTTCTTGAGACGTTCACCAATGTCCGCAATAGGATGAATCGCTCCGGTTTCATTGTTCACATGCATTAGACTTACAATCACTGTGTCGGGTCTGATCGCATCCATAACCTGTTGGGCGCTCACCAGGCCGTTGGAATCCACGGACAACCAGGTGACATCCCATCCCCATTGCTGCATTTGCTTAAAACTCTCATACACCGAAGCATGTTCCGTTGCAGTAGTAATCATGTGTTTGCCCCGAGATTGATAGCGTAATGCCGCCCCTTTAATGGCAAGGTTATTGCTTTCGGTTGCGCCTGAGGTAAATACGATTTCTTCTGGTTTCACCCCAATAGCTGCAGCACAACCGGTTCGTGCTCGGCGCAATAATTGGTGGGCACGCTCACCATAACCATGAATCGATGAAGGGTTCCCATATTGCGCCTCCATAATCTCGGCCATTGTACGAACGACATCTGGATAAGGAGGCGTCGTTGCTGCATAATCAAAGTATTTCAAACGAGGTTCCCCTCCTAGTCTTCGTTGTGGAATCTACTGTGAGCATTGTATCATGATCTCCGTTCAACACAAAAAGACCAAACAGGAACGGAGCTCATAGGAGCTCTGCTGTTCCCGCGTTTGATCTCTTCCTGCATTACGTTTGTATTTCCATACCTATCGTTTATACCCTAAATTTCGACTGTGCCTTCTCCACCTTGGAGATATAAGCCTGTGTTTCGGAAGGCAGACGGTTGAGTACACTCATCAGTTCAGCGTCACTGGATACGCCGAGGCTCGAAACCCGTCCTGGCCCGGCATTATATGCAGCAAGTGCCATCTTCACCTCGCCACCAAAACGCTGGAGCTGAAGAGAAAGATATTTGGTTCCGCCATCTATATTTTGAGCAGGATCATAAGCGTTGCTTACCCCCAA from Paenibacillus sp. JNUCC-31 includes:
- a CDS encoding cysteine desulfurase family protein, whose translation is MKYFDYAATTPPYPDVVRTMAEIMEAQYGNPSSIHGYGERAHQLLRRARTGCAAAIGVKPEEIVFTSGATESNNLAIKGAALRYQSRGKHMITTATEHASVYESFKQMQQWGWDVTWLSVDSNGLVSAQQVMDAIRPDTVIVSLMHVNNETGAIHPIADIGERLKKEVPRVLFHVDGVQGFGKIEAKPAMWGADLYSLSAHKIRGPKGAGLLYVRSGVELTPLLSGGSQEQGLRAGTENVPLLVGMAKAMRLAAERQADFARRTTILRDRIMEVIDTIPELVLNSRKEGAPHIVHFSYPGMKAEVALHTLEQLGVTISTQSACSSRSAEPSRVLLAMGRDNACAAGGLRISLGDEHTEEDVALLEQALHQMVAQLRPMERRM